A section of the Marinoscillum sp. 108 genome encodes:
- the dnaG gene encoding DNA primase, translating to MISPATIDEIKNRMDIVDVVGDYLTLKRSGSSYKALSPFTNEKTASFYVVPSKGIFKDFSSGKGGDCITFVMEVDGLSYLEALKYLAKKYGVEIIEEEQSDEAQEAQNKRDSLYILLNFAKESFQELLWESEEGKSIGLSYFKERGFTDESIKDFELGYTLSEWDHLLKAATAKGYRQELLEEAGLIVVKEEGKVYDRFRNRVIFPIHNVSGKVVAFGARMLGKDKKQPKYINSPETELYNKSRILYGLFQAKQDIRKEDNVYLVEGYTDVISMHQTGIKNVVSSSGTALTEEQIKLLKRYTENVTVIFDGDAAGIKASIRGIDMLLEGGLNVRAVALPEGEDPDSYAKQLGTSAFSHYIESESQDIIRFKTKLFLADAKDDPVKKAGLIKDIVRSITKIDDPVKRTVYLKECSDLLGISEAVLVAEQNKILIQQNRDKGKAGYQPGENLTPQDLLVAQPEEPEELDIMKVIELQEKESIRVLVNYGKSHITNHELVDEDLISYFLSEIEEIQFTNPVYKSILDIFKEKLLEGVIIDGDYLIQHGSEEIKREVVNLMTSKHEVSENWEKKFQIYIPKEEEQLKDVTYSNILRLKFRIVQHLIEEENRKLKETTNEDDIDILLDEINGLKKIEMSLAEFLGNVTVK from the coding sequence ATGATCAGTCCAGCTACCATCGATGAGATAAAAAACCGCATGGATATCGTGGACGTGGTGGGTGATTACCTTACCCTGAAGCGATCAGGAAGCAGTTACAAGGCCCTGAGTCCATTCACCAATGAGAAGACAGCATCTTTTTATGTGGTGCCCTCCAAAGGTATTTTCAAAGATTTTAGCAGTGGCAAAGGCGGGGATTGTATCACCTTTGTCATGGAAGTGGATGGTCTTTCATACCTGGAAGCACTGAAATACCTCGCTAAGAAGTACGGTGTAGAAATCATAGAGGAGGAGCAGAGCGACGAAGCCCAGGAGGCTCAAAACAAGAGAGACAGTCTTTATATCCTACTCAATTTCGCCAAGGAATCCTTTCAGGAACTATTGTGGGAGAGTGAGGAAGGCAAATCGATAGGCCTTAGCTACTTCAAAGAGCGGGGATTTACAGATGAATCCATTAAGGATTTTGAACTGGGCTATACCCTCAGTGAGTGGGATCACTTGCTGAAAGCTGCTACGGCAAAAGGATACCGCCAGGAGCTGCTTGAAGAGGCCGGTCTTATTGTGGTGAAGGAGGAGGGAAAGGTTTATGACAGGTTTAGAAATCGGGTCATTTTCCCCATTCACAATGTGTCCGGCAAAGTGGTGGCATTCGGTGCCCGAATGCTGGGCAAGGATAAGAAACAGCCCAAGTACATCAACTCTCCGGAGACAGAGCTCTACAATAAAAGCCGGATTCTCTATGGTCTGTTTCAGGCTAAGCAGGACATCCGAAAAGAAGATAACGTTTACCTGGTAGAAGGCTATACGGATGTCATTTCCATGCACCAGACGGGCATCAAAAATGTAGTGTCTTCCTCAGGTACAGCCCTCACTGAGGAGCAGATCAAACTCCTGAAACGATACACAGAAAACGTGACCGTGATCTTCGATGGTGATGCCGCAGGGATCAAAGCTTCCATCAGAGGGATTGATATGTTGCTGGAGGGTGGGCTCAACGTGCGGGCGGTTGCACTACCTGAAGGAGAAGATCCGGACAGCTATGCCAAGCAGTTGGGTACCAGTGCTTTTAGTCACTACATTGAAAGTGAATCTCAAGATATTATTCGCTTCAAAACAAAACTGTTTTTGGCAGATGCCAAAGATGATCCGGTTAAAAAAGCCGGGTTGATCAAAGACATTGTAAGATCCATCACCAAGATAGACGACCCGGTGAAACGGACGGTCTACCTGAAGGAATGCAGTGATTTGCTAGGTATTTCGGAGGCAGTATTGGTGGCCGAGCAAAATAAGATCCTTATCCAGCAAAACAGGGACAAGGGCAAAGCCGGCTATCAGCCTGGTGAAAATCTGACTCCACAAGACCTGCTGGTGGCCCAACCAGAAGAGCCGGAGGAGCTCGATATCATGAAGGTCATAGAGCTTCAGGAGAAAGAGAGTATCCGGGTTTTGGTGAATTATGGAAAGAGTCATATCACCAATCACGAGCTGGTGGATGAGGACCTGATCTCATACTTTCTTTCAGAGATTGAGGAAATACAGTTTACCAATCCGGTGTACAAAAGCATCCTTGATATTTTCAAGGAGAAGCTTCTGGAGGGAGTGATCATTGATGGGGATTACCTCATACAGCACGGCTCTGAAGAGATCAAGCGGGAGGTGGTCAACCTGATGACCTCAAAGCATGAGGTGAGCGAGAACTGGGAGAAGAAATTTCAGATATATATTCCAAAAGAGGAGGAACAATTGAAGGATGTTACCTATTCTAATATCCTGAGGCTGAAGTTTAGAATTGTGCAGCACCTGATAGAGGAGGAAAACAGAAAGCTAAAGGAAACGACGAATGAAGATGACATTGATATCCTGCTGGATGAAATCAACGGGCTTAAAAAAATAGAAATGAGCCTGGCGGAATTTCTGGGGAACGTCACAGTAAAATAA
- a CDS encoding alpha/beta hydrolase, with amino-acid sequence MKYFLASFLLMTVCFLEAQSFERNTVVYEDTLGMDLYTPKDVAAPRPLLIYVHGGGFSGGKRDESGHLAFCERYASKGWVTATISYHLTMKGKSFSCDQPVQNKISTIFEAARNIHQAVAYLIDRKEELGIDASRVVIIGSSAGAEAAIHATYWNETMAGILPSNFKYGGVISMAGALLDARWITKENAIPTAFFHGTCDNLVPYANAPHHYCDAEQTGFMMLSGSYTLAERLRSLDQQYYLMTDCGGGHEWAGKPIQDGYISIIDDFLENDVLDARHRQTHIIYHEGKRSCDSELSFCSE; translated from the coding sequence ATGAAATATTTTCTTGCATCCTTTCTGCTTATGACGGTTTGTTTTCTCGAGGCACAGTCATTCGAAAGGAATACGGTCGTTTATGAAGACACGCTTGGCATGGATCTGTATACGCCAAAGGATGTAGCAGCGCCTCGCCCTTTGCTGATCTACGTGCACGGTGGTGGGTTCTCGGGAGGAAAGCGCGATGAGTCAGGTCACCTGGCTTTTTGTGAGCGCTATGCTTCAAAGGGTTGGGTTACGGCCACTATTTCTTATCACCTCACCATGAAAGGCAAGTCCTTCAGCTGCGATCAGCCCGTGCAGAATAAAATCAGCACCATATTTGAGGCGGCACGAAACATCCACCAGGCAGTGGCTTATCTGATTGACCGCAAAGAGGAATTGGGTATCGATGCCTCCAGAGTCGTGATTATTGGGAGCAGTGCCGGAGCAGAAGCAGCAATCCACGCGACCTATTGGAATGAAACCATGGCTGGCATCCTACCATCCAATTTTAAGTATGGTGGCGTGATCAGTATGGCCGGTGCGCTTTTGGATGCCCGGTGGATCACTAAAGAGAACGCCATTCCCACGGCTTTTTTTCATGGTACCTGTGACAATCTGGTGCCTTACGCCAATGCACCACACCACTATTGTGATGCAGAACAGACCGGATTTATGATGCTTTCGGGTTCGTATACCCTGGCCGAACGCTTGCGTTCGCTTGACCAGCAGTATTATCTCATGACAGATTGTGGTGGTGGACATGAGTGGGCGGGCAAGCCCATACAGGATGGGTACATATCAATAATTGATGATTTTCTGGAGAACGATGTGCTGGACGCTCGCCATCGTCAAACTCACATCATCTATCATGAGGGGAAGCGATCCTGTGATTCAGAATTGTCTTTCTGTTCTGAATAA